The sequence CCCGGCTCGACACCCCGCGCGAGACGGGCTGGCTCGGCGGCGACTACCATGTGATGCGCTTCCTGCCGCCGCCCCCCGCGGGGCGCCCCGGCGAGGGGCCTGAGGGTTGTTGTCTTGGTCACCACAGCGCCGAAACCCAGGCCGACATAAGTACGTATCCCCGAAGCAGTGGCAGTATAGCTCGCAGATGCCAGGATCAACGGGTTCTTAAGATGTAGTCCACCCGCGTCGACGGACAAGTTCACTCAAGTCACGCTCCTGATTCAGGCTGTTACGGCAGAGCGGCGACCTCGCCTTGCGAGTCGCGCCGAGACATATGGATACACAAAGGCCAGGACGATGAGGATGGCGATGATCTTCGCAACGGGGCTGGCAAGAAAGATTCTCCAGGAGCCCCCGGATATCATCATGGCCCGGTAGAAGTTCTTTTCGGCAATTGGACCCAGGATGATCGCAAGCATCATGGGAACCACCGGGAACTTGAGTTTGTTCATGACGTACCCGAGAAGACCGAAAATGGATACGACGAGGATATCCCAGATGTTGTTTCGCAGGGCGAACGCCCCGACGTAACAGGTGATCAACACCACGGGCATTACTATGCTGGTCGGAATCACCGTGACTCTGGCCCACAGGCTGGAGAAAGGAATCCCCACCGCAAAGAAGAGGACCTGGCCGATGAGCAGACTCGTGAAGAGAATGTACACGATGGCTGGGTTGTTCCCGAACAGGTCGCGCCCGGGTGTGAGGCCATACATCATCAGTCCCGTGAGGAACACCGCCGAGTCGGAGTTGCCTGGGATCCCTAGGGTCAGCGCAGGTATCAGTGCGCCGCCCTGGACTGCGTTATTGGCAGCCTCCGCAGCCACCAGCCCTTCCTCATCGCCCGTACCGAAGGTTTCGGGATGCTTGGACAGGCGCCTGGACTCGGACCATGCTACCATGTTGGCGGCTGCGGTTCCGACTCCGGGTGCGAAACCAAAGATGACTCCTATGAGCGAGCTTCTGATGAGGGTCCCTATGTACTTGAACGGAACCAGCACACCATCCA is a genomic window of Bacillota bacterium containing:
- a CDS encoding tripartite tricarboxylate transporter permease, which produces MQWVQALETLTNPAALALMVLGSVIGIIGGALPGIGASLTMSLLIPFTFTLPRTMGLPFLITAWSAVLWGGSISAILLNTPGTGGNIATCFDGFPLSQKGKGGVALGISGMASMLGGLVGIMALILFAPMLAAIALRFGPAESFLLALFGMSIIATTTEGAAIKGLIAAGVGLLVSLIGYDLISGEIRYDFGTLYLQDGIPFLNVIIGLFAVSQAFVFAEEMGAPVAWSGKVVGRALDGVLVPFKYIGTLIRSSLIGVIFGFAPGVGTAAANMVAWSESRRLSKHPETFGTGDEEGLVAAEAANNAVQGGALIPALTLGIPGNSDSAVFLTGLMMYGLTPGRDLFGNNPAIVYILFTSLLIGQVLFFAVGIPFSSLWARVTVIPTSIVMPVVLITCYVGAFALRNNIWDILVVSIFGLLGYVMNKLKFPVVPMMLAIILGPIAEKNFYRAMMISGGSWRIFLASPVAKIIAILIVLAFVYPYVSARLARRGRRSAVTA